One window from the genome of Ramlibacter henchirensis encodes:
- a CDS encoding tripartite tricarboxylate transporter substrate-binding protein has translation MGAGPRDAEVPNALVTRPKLPVRTAHEFISHVKANAGKVSYASRGNDTTSHLTAKLFETAAGAEMIHVPYRGDTRAMAGLAAGRSMCFFTNLSATMARAQSGQGPDPGRRGRQACGFVA, from the coding sequence GTGGGTGCCGGTCCCCGTGACGCCGAGGTCCCGAACGCGCTGGTCACCAGGCCGAAGCTGCCAGTCCGCACGGCGCATGAATTCATCTCCCATGTGAAGGCAAATGCAGGCAAGGTGAGCTATGCCTCGCGGGGGAACGACACGACTTCGCACCTGACGGCCAAGCTGTTCGAGACTGCCGCCGGCGCCGAAATGATCCACGTGCCCTACCGCGGCGATACACGGGCGATGGCCGGCTTGGCGGCGGGGCGGTCGATGTGTTTTTTCACGAACCTGAGCGCTACCATGGCGCGTGCACAAAGCGGGCAAGGTCCGGATCCTGGCCGTCGCGGACGTCAAGCGTGCGGCTTCGTTGCCTGA